One region of Gossypium raimondii isolate GPD5lz chromosome 6, ASM2569854v1, whole genome shotgun sequence genomic DNA includes:
- the LOC105774135 gene encoding uncharacterized protein LOC105774135: MAILGDALRQAFMPKHEYESLREEDKAWTKLQRPILIGSIVIICVAIFVCMIISLKIVFPGDDLKRPFCDDRRLQPLPLNPKGGGVGDPDLFPGAFYLTDQETVDYYWMVVFIPSMIIFLASAAYLVAGIVVAYSAPTRHGCLKVVENNYCASKRGGVRCLSILNAVFALIFGLLALFLGSSLLTLGSSCSLPLFWCYEIASWGLVILYGGTAIFLRRRAAIILDEGEFGSRTLGLEMLEANPLEVTPDVERRVNEGFKAWMGSSLLSSDEEDEPESYHEVPHVTRTSSNRQRV; the protein is encoded by the exons ATGGCGATTCTAGGCGACGCGCTACGGCAAGCGTTTATGCCGAAGCACGAGTACGAGAGCCTACGGGAGGAAGATAAAGCTTGGACGAAGCTACAAAGGCCGATCTTAATCGGTTCCATAGTGATCATTTGTGTTGCGATCTTCGTTTGCATGATTATAAGCTTGAAGATTGTGTTTCCGGGAGATGATTTGAAGCGACCGTTTTGCGATGACCGGAGACTGCAGCCTTTGCCGTTGAATCCTAAAGGTGGAGGTGTCGGCGATCCAGATCTGTTTCCCGGAGCATTTTATTTGACTGATCAAGAAACCGTAGACTACTATTGGATGGTTGTGTTCATTCCATCTATGATCATTTTTTTGGCTTCAGCTGCGTATCTGGTGGCAG GAATTGTTGTTGCTTATTCTGCTCCAACTAGGCATGGATGTTTAAAGGTGGTTGAAAATAATTACTGTGCTTCAAAAAGAG GTGGAGTTCGCTGCTTGTCTATTTTGAATGCGGTTTTTGCTCTCATTTTTGGTCTTCTTGCTTTGTTCTTGGGCTCAAGCCTCCTCACATTAGGAAGTAGCTGCTCTTTGCCCCTGTTTTGGTGCTACGAGATTGCTTCATGGGGGCTGGTGATTCTATATGGAGGAACTGCCATCTTCCTAAGAAGGAGAGCAGCCATAATTCTTGATGAAGGAGAATTTGGTAGTCGAACCCTTGGTTTAGAAATGTTGGAGGCTAACCCCTTGGAAGTCACCCCAGATGTGGAAAGGCGTGTTAATGAAGGCTTCAAAGCGTGGATGGGATCATCCCTTCTATCAtctgatgaagaagatgaacctGAGAGTTATCACGAAGTGCCTCACGTAACACGTACAAGTTCTAACAGGCAGAGAGTGTGA
- the LOC105774478 gene encoding uncharacterized protein LOC105774478, with translation MATAILRHESLSFRHPFSLGSRRKRFESNNRRESESMVTKPPAKNLVMGQVKILKRGEPLVAAAENTDGSRGGDEAFDLSLGSTNRLGPDPETMQKQIKLKEFKIGGGFYASSSSFNSPPPSSVPVPGFLGRAARALYELLDMARLNFLIYGYLELPDNSSSELPVKLT, from the exons ATGGCAACCGCGATTCTCCGCCATGAAAGCTTAAGCTTCCGCCACCCTTTTTCTCTGGGGTCTCGCAGAAAGAGGTTCGAATCGAATAACAGAAGGGAATCGGAATCCATGGTGACCAAACCCCCGGCGAAGAACCTGGTGATGGGCCAGGTCAAGATCCTGAAACGCGGTGAACCCTTGGTCGCCGCCGCCGAGAACACCGATGGATCAAGGGGTGGTGATGAAGCGTTTGATTTGAGCTTGGGTTCGACGAACCGGCTTGGCCCAGATCCTGAAACGATGCAAAAGCAAATTAAGCTTAAGGAATTCAAGATCGGTGGTGGGTTTTATGCCAGTTCTTCGTCATTCAATTCGCCGCCGCCTAGTTCGGTTCCGGTCCCTGGGTTTTTGGGAAGGGCTGCAAGG GCTCTTTATGAGCTTCTTGATATGGCCCGCTTGAACTTCCTGATATATGGCTATCTAGAGCTTCCTgataatagctcttcggagttACCTGTtaagctcacatga